The window CAGACAGATGATGCACATCCGCCTCGCCGAGAGTCGCGGGGAAAAGCTCGAGGAGAAGGAGCTCTTCGGACCGGAGTTCCTTCTCGAACGGCCCCTCCTGCAGGCAATCGATCCCAAAGTGAAGAAGCGTCGCGTGCTGCTGATCGACGAAATCGATCGAAGTGACGAGGAGTTCGAGGCGTTTCTTCTGGAGATGCTCTCCGACTTCCAGGTTACCATCCCCGAGATAGGAACCATCCGTGCCAGGGAAAGGCCCGTCGTCGTTCTGACGTCGAACCGTACCCGAGAAGTTCACGACGCCCTCAAGAGGCGATGTCTGTATTTCTGGATCGACTACCCGACCTTTCAGAAGGAGCTCGAGATCGTCCGCACCAAGCTTCCCCAAGCTTCGGAGAAGCTCGCCAGCCAGGTGACGCGGTTCGTGCAAGAGCTGCGGCAGCTCGACCTGTACAAAGTTCCGGGCGTCGCCGAGACTCTCGACTGGACGAGCGCGCTCGTGGCGCTCGACAAGGAGGCACTCGACGAGACGGTCGTCGAGGAGACGCTCGGCGCGCTTCTCAAGTACCGCGACGACGTCGACAAGCTGAGAGGGGATGGCTCACGCGCTCTCCTCGAGCGCGTGAAAGCGACCGGATAGCCGAGATGGCGGAGCACCATTTGCTCCGGAACCTCGTCCTTTTCGGGCGCGTCCTGCGCGGGCTCGGTCTGGACGTGAACCCCGGTCGGATGATCGATTTGGCCGAAGCTCTCGCCCACGTTCGCATCGGCGTTCGCTCCGACTTCTATCACGCGGTACGCTCGCTGCTGGTGCACGATCGCGAGGACATTCCTCTCTTCGACCAAGCCTTCGAGATGTTCTGGCAGAAGCCTCTCGGGGAGTGGAAGCGCATCGAGCTCGGCGGACGACGCATCCGGCGGGCGAGGCCCCGACCGCTCGTCGCCCTCCCGTCCGAAGGACGCCGCCCCTCGGGCGAGCCGCTTCCGGGTGACGCGGAGGAGCGACCCGTGATCGAGGTCAC of the Vicinamibacteria bacterium genome contains:
- a CDS encoding MoxR family ATPase; this translates as MVSSIEELSARLRDKLYIADRGLATAIYLALKLERPLFLEGEAGVGKTEIAKVLAELLGLSLIRLQCYEGLDVNQAVYEWNYTRQMMHIRLAESRGEKLEEKELFGPEFLLERPLLQAIDPKVKKRRVLLIDEIDRSDEEFEAFLLEMLSDFQVTIPEIGTIRARERPVVVLTSNRTREVHDALKRRCLYFWIDYPTFQKELEIVRTKLPQASEKLASQVTRFVQELRQLDLYKVPGVAETLDWTSALVALDKEALDETVVEETLGALLKYRDDVDKLRGDGSRALLERVKATG